In the genome of Oncorhynchus clarkii lewisi isolate Uvic-CL-2024 chromosome 4, UVic_Ocla_1.0, whole genome shotgun sequence, one region contains:
- the LOC139406788 gene encoding CCN family member 1-like yields MFICSIVVMFIGTFNVVISSSSCPSVCECPMEMTRCAPGVSLVADGCGCCKVCARQLNEDCSLTEPCDHTKGLECNFGASFGAMRGICRAKSEGRPCEYNSRIYQNGESFQPNCKHQCTCIDGAVGCVPLCPQELSLPNLGCANPRLVKVAGQCCEEWVCDDGKDTDIIGKLFGKDSVTDESESDLTNRNELIAIVKGGLKSLPAFRVQPESHMFESQKCVVQTTPWSQCSKTCGTGISTRVTNNNNECKLVKETRICEVRPCTQSPYSSLKKGKKCSRTKKSTQAQKFTYAGCSSLKKYRSKYCGSCVDGRCCSPQQTRTIRIKFRCEDGETFNKNVMIIESCKCTFNCSHSNEASYPFYRLFNDIHKFRD; encoded by the exons ATGTTCATTTGCTCAATCGTCGTGATGTTTATTGGAACCTTCAACGTG GttatttcctcctcctcctgcccctcGGTATGCGAGTGCCCGATGGAGATGACCAGGTGCGCACCTGGTGTGAGCCTCGTAGCGGATGGCTGCGGGTGCTGTAAGGTCTGCGCGAGACAACTCAATGAGGACTGCAGTCTGACCGAGCCTTGCGACCACACCAAAGGGCTGGAGTGCAACTTTGGGGCCAGCTTCGGAGCTATGCGTGGCATCTGCCGTG ctAAGTCAGAGGGTAGACCCTGTGAGTACAACAGCAGGATTTACCAGAACGGAGAGAGCTTCCAGCCTAACTGCAAGCACCAGTGCACATGCATCGATGGGGCTGTGGGCTGCGTCCCCCTGTGCCCTCAGGAGCTCTCCCTGCCCAACTTGGGCTGTGCCAACCCAAGGCTGGTCAAGGTGGCAGGCCAGTGCTGCGAGGAGTGGGTGTGTGATGACGGCAAAGACACTGACATCATTGGCAAGCTGTTTGGCAAAGACAGCGTGACTGACGAGTCAGAAAGCGACCTCACCAACAGGAATGAGCTCATCGCCATCGTCAAGGGAGGACTCAAGTCTCTACCTG CTTTCAGAGTCCAGCCTGAGAGCCACATGTTTGAGAGCCAGAAGTGTGTTGTCCAGACCACTCCTTGGTCCCAGTGCTCCAAGACCTGTGGCACAGGCATCTCCACCAgagtcaccaacaacaacaatgaGTGCAAGCTGGTCAAAGAGACTCGCATCTGTGAAGTGCGACCATGCACCCAGTCTCCTTACTCCAGTCTTAAG AAGGGAAAGAAGTGCAGCAGAACCAAGAAGTCTACCCAAGCTCAGAAGTTCACCTATGCCGGCTGCTCCAGCCTGAAGAAGTACAGATCCAAGTACTGTGGATCCTGTGTGGACGGCCGCTGCTGCAGCCCCCAGCAGACCCGCACCATCCGGATCAAGTTCCGCTGCGAGGATGGAGAGACCTTCAACAAGAATGTCATGATTATCGAGTCCTGCAAGTGCACCTTCAACTGTTCTCATTCCAACGAAGCCTCCTACCCCTTCTACAGACTCTTCAACGACATCCACAAGTTCAGAGACTAA